The following proteins are co-located in the Fusobacteria bacterium ZRK30 genome:
- a CDS encoding HAMP domain-containing histidine kinase, with translation MKLKNKILFSVFTVLLINFILLFYLNTSMIQISYRKHKSKILENTYNSYKKNNKLEEDNNVIILELDNNADLEEFNNSLRWGVYNKKLPLTKIWLTQANRGLLEKKEKIIIEYRQPKINASALVLYFKSTDNKIIAVITPLIEFNEFFPYLKNILFIFSFILSILTVITLVFILRKLIRPLYLINDISLEFSNLKFESQYNIKTNDEFDRLGKSINILGANLKTNIDKLNLKIEEKEEFIRNAGHQLKTPLAIIGSYASAVKDNIIPHKNNFYLETIIEECFSSAKVIDNLLTISSLEEASVEEIVDLGEIIKELEIKYINKYLDINCINKIENNLILKGDQRKLAIALDNIFSNIFKFADKNVLIYLNIEDNKLYLNFYNDGEKIKNIDKIWNIFYTEKGEKNKNGSGLGTTIIKNILDNSKINITIENFNNGVLYKLNLTQI, from the coding sequence ATGAAATTAAAAAATAAAATTTTATTCTCTGTATTTACTGTTTTACTCATAAACTTTATCTTATTATTTTATCTCAATACATCTATGATTCAGATCAGTTACCGTAAACATAAATCTAAAATTTTAGAAAATACATATAATTCGTATAAAAAAAATAACAAATTAGAGGAAGATAACAATGTGATTATTTTAGAATTAGATAACAATGCTGATTTAGAAGAATTTAATAATTCTCTACGATGGGGTGTATATAATAAAAAACTTCCCCTTACTAAAATATGGTTAACACAGGCTAATAGAGGTCTACTTGAAAAGAAGGAAAAGATAATAATTGAATATAGACAGCCTAAGATAAACGCCAGTGCTCTTGTCCTTTATTTTAAAAGTACAGATAATAAAATAATAGCAGTAATCACTCCCCTTATTGAGTTTAATGAATTTTTTCCATATTTAAAAAATATACTATTTATATTTAGTTTTATTCTATCAATTTTAACTGTAATTACCTTAGTATTTATTTTGAGGAAGTTGATAAGGCCACTTTATTTAATAAACGATATATCTCTAGAATTTTCAAATTTAAAATTTGAAAGCCAGTATAACATCAAAACAAATGATGAGTTTGATAGATTAGGAAAAAGTATAAATATTTTAGGAGCTAATTTAAAGACAAACATTGATAAATTAAATTTAAAAATTGAAGAAAAAGAGGAGTTTATAAGAAATGCAGGGCATCAACTAAAAACCCCTTTAGCTATAATCGGAAGCTATGCCTCTGCTGTAAAAGATAATATAATCCCTCATAAAAATAACTTTTATTTAGAAACTATCATAGAAGAATGTTTTAGCAGTGCTAAAGTAATCGACAACCTTCTAACTATATCTAGCTTAGAAGAAGCCAGTGTAGAAGAAATAGTCGATTTGGGAGAAATAATAAAAGAATTAGAGATAAAATATATAAACAAATATTTGGATATAAACTGTATAAATAAAATAGAAAATAACCTTATTTTAAAAGGGGATCAAAGAAAATTAGCGATTGCATTGGACAATATTTTTTCAAATATATTTAAGTTTGCTGACAAGAATGTACTTATTTACTTAAATATAGAAGACAATAAATTATATTTAAATTTTTATAACGATGGAGAAAAAATAAAGAATATAGACAAAATATGGAATATTTTTTATACAGAAAAAGGAGAAAAAAATAAAAATGGATCTGGATTAGGCACCACTATTATAAAAAATATTTTAGACAATTCAAAAATAAATATCACTATAGAAAATTTTAATAACGGAGTCTTATATAAATTAAATTTAACGCAAATATAA
- a CDS encoding response regulator transcription factor — MKILIVEDDLKLMIIVKDYLESEGFEVLEAKSYEEAMSQYYTSKNISLILLDLMIEGKKNGFDICTEIKKISEIPIVMITANSNDKDQLMGYKLGIDEYIIKPFNPQILIAKIKSILTRVYGEDTFEIFGLLVDKKKQLISKGKEHINLTPKEYKLFLHLVENKNKIYSREQLLNIIWGYDYYGDTRTIDTHIKSLRKKLGIDGIKTKSKVGYYLEVKNEIKK, encoded by the coding sequence TTGAAAATATTAATTGTAGAAGATGATTTAAAATTAATGATAATAGTAAAAGATTACCTTGAAAGTGAAGGATTTGAAGTTTTAGAAGCTAAAAGTTATGAAGAAGCTATGAGTCAATACTATACTTCTAAAAATATATCTCTTATTCTATTAGATTTAATGATAGAAGGGAAGAAGAATGGATTTGATATATGCACAGAAATAAAAAAAATTAGTGAAATCCCTATTGTTATGATAACTGCTAACTCAAATGACAAAGACCAGTTAATGGGCTACAAATTGGGCATAGATGAATATATAATAAAACCATTCAACCCTCAAATACTCATAGCAAAAATAAAATCTATTTTAACCAGAGTATACGGTGAAGATACATTTGAGATATTTGGACTTCTTGTCGACAAAAAAAAGCAGCTAATATCTAAAGGTAAAGAACACATAAACTTAACCCCAAAGGAATATAAACTCTTCCTTCATTTAGTCGAGAATAAAAATAAAATCTATTCCAGGGAGCAGTTATTAAATATCATATGGGGATATGATTATTATGGAGACACTAGAACCATTGATACACACATTAAATCACTTAGAAAAAAACTAGGAATAGACGGAATAAAGACCAAATCAAAGGTTGGATACTATTTGGAGGTAAAAAATGAAATTAAAAAATAA